A part of Dehalogenimonas sp. W genomic DNA contains:
- a CDS encoding cobyrinate a,c-diamide synthase: MKIPRIVIAGTSSGVGKTTIATGIAYALKRRALKVQPFKCGPDYIDPGYLSIAAGRDCHNLDTWMLPEDHVKELFAYFNRTSDLAIIEGVMGLFDGHRASAGTSSTAHIAKVTDSPVILILNVAKMGQSAAALAYGFAHYDPDVKIAGIILNQVGSPSHLETVKGAIEQNCGIPVIGSLAKNAGLTLPERHLGLVPAVERNDNSGFLDQLGDLIESTIDLDRLIEIAGQAPEFYPPETPVLFPADPQPVRCRMAVAKDEAFNFYYQANIELLRAWGAEITYFSPVADTSLPAGTEGVYIGGGFPEVFLKELEDNTSMKESIKAAVAAGLPVYAECGGLMYLTQGIVDFEGQSHDMIGLLPGLCRMQGKLQRLGYTEAEVLKESPVAERGQQLRGHMFHWSHLDTPDENSAAYHVVEPKKQLEGFVLGPGNNLLASYLHLHFGSDARMAKHFVDRCARS, translated from the coding sequence ATGAAAATTCCTCGCATCGTCATCGCCGGTACCTCATCAGGTGTCGGGAAAACCACCATCGCTACCGGCATCGCCTATGCCCTGAAGCGCCGGGCGCTTAAGGTTCAGCCCTTCAAATGCGGGCCGGACTATATTGACCCCGGCTATCTGAGCATCGCCGCCGGCCGAGACTGTCATAACCTTGACACCTGGATGCTGCCGGAAGACCACGTTAAAGAACTCTTCGCCTATTTTAACCGCACCAGCGATTTAGCCATTATTGAAGGTGTCATGGGTCTTTTTGACGGCCATCGGGCTTCGGCCGGCACCAGCTCAACCGCCCATATCGCCAAAGTCACCGATTCACCTGTTATCCTGATTCTGAACGTGGCTAAAATGGGGCAGAGCGCCGCCGCCCTGGCTTACGGCTTCGCTCATTATGACCCGGACGTCAAAATCGCCGGCATCATCCTCAATCAGGTCGGCAGCCCCAGTCATCTGGAAACCGTAAAAGGGGCCATTGAACAAAATTGCGGCATTCCCGTCATCGGCAGTCTGGCTAAAAATGCCGGGCTGACCCTGCCGGAACGCCACCTGGGCCTGGTGCCGGCGGTTGAGCGTAATGACAACTCCGGCTTTCTGGACCAACTTGGAGACCTTATTGAGAGCACCATTGACCTGGACCGCCTGATTGAAATCGCCGGACAAGCCCCGGAATTTTACCCGCCGGAAACTCCAGTACTTTTTCCGGCCGACCCGCAGCCGGTCCGCTGCCGCATGGCCGTCGCCAAAGATGAAGCTTTTAATTTTTACTACCAGGCTAATATTGAGCTGCTGCGTGCCTGGGGCGCTGAAATTACTTACTTCAGCCCGGTCGCCGACACCTCCCTGCCGGCAGGAACTGAAGGTGTTTATATTGGCGGCGGCTTCCCTGAGGTCTTCCTTAAAGAACTTGAAGACAACACGTCAATGAAAGAGTCCATCAAGGCAGCGGTGGCCGCCGGTTTGCCGGTTTATGCCGAATGCGGCGGTCTGATGTACCTGACGCAGGGAATCGTTGATTTTGAAGGCCAATCCCATGATATGATCGGCCTGCTGCCCGGTCTTTGCCGCATGCAGGGCAAATTACAGCGGCTGGGGTATACCGAAGCTGAGGTTCTCAAAGAATCACCGGTTGCTGAGCGTGGGCAACAACTTCGCGGACATATGTTTCATTGGTCTCACCTTGATACGCCGGATGAGAACTCAGCCGCCTACCATGTTGTTGAACCTAAAAAGCAATTGGAGGGCTTTGTCCTGGGCCCCGGTAACAATTTACTGGCCAGCTATCTTCATCTTCACTTCGGCAGCGATGCCCGGATGGCGAAGCATTTTGTTGACCGCTGCGCCCGGTCTTGA
- the queA gene encoding tRNA preQ1(34) S-adenosylmethionine ribosyltransferase-isomerase QueA, giving the protein MKTSDFDYHLPENLIAQTPIEPRDSSRLLVLDRNTGGIEHQRFTDIMDYLEPGDALVFNDSRVIPARLYGHKRETGARVEALLLIRKARNEWQALLKPAKKLGGGTVVELHDQTGGDSGVNFEVLSKSEEGIADIRFSDEARLEELGILALPPYIHHRLDEPERYQTVYSRIRGSVAAPTAGLHFTPELLKSIESKGIKLLFVTLHIGLDTFRPVKEEDPARHPIHKEFAYLPAETAAAINEVKANGGRVYGVGTSAVRTLEWAAKTAGLPLEPFEGWVELFILPGFEYKVIDRLITNFHLPCGTPLMLTAAFAGWDKVKDAYEAAVAEEYRFFSFGDSMLVL; this is encoded by the coding sequence TTGAAAACATCTGATTTTGATTATCATTTGCCGGAAAACCTGATTGCCCAAACACCCATTGAACCTCGCGACAGTTCCCGCTTGCTGGTGCTTGACCGCAATACCGGGGGGATTGAGCATCAGCGGTTTACGGATATTATGGACTATCTGGAGCCGGGAGACGCTCTGGTTTTCAATGACAGCCGGGTGATTCCGGCCCGGCTATACGGGCATAAACGGGAAACCGGGGCCAGGGTTGAAGCGCTTCTGCTGATTCGGAAAGCCCGGAATGAGTGGCAGGCCTTGCTGAAGCCGGCTAAAAAACTCGGTGGCGGCACGGTAGTTGAACTGCATGACCAAACCGGAGGGGACAGCGGGGTTAATTTTGAGGTGTTGTCCAAGAGCGAAGAGGGGATTGCAGATATCCGGTTCTCCGATGAAGCACGTCTGGAAGAATTGGGCATATTAGCCTTGCCGCCGTACATCCATCACCGCCTGGATGAGCCGGAACGCTATCAGACGGTTTATTCACGCATCAGGGGCAGCGTGGCGGCACCGACTGCCGGACTGCACTTTACGCCGGAACTATTGAAATCCATTGAGTCCAAAGGAATTAAACTGTTGTTTGTAACCTTGCATATCGGTCTGGATACCTTCCGACCGGTCAAGGAAGAAGACCCGGCCCGGCATCCGATCCATAAAGAATTTGCCTATCTGCCGGCGGAAACGGCGGCGGCGATCAATGAGGTCAAAGCCAATGGCGGCAGAGTGTACGGCGTGGGGACTTCGGCGGTGAGGACACTGGAGTGGGCGGCGAAAACCGCCGGACTGCCGTTGGAACCGTTTGAAGGCTGGGTGGAGCTGTTCATATTGCCAGGATTTGAATATAAGGTGATAGACAGGTTGATAACCAACTTTCACCTGCCGTGCGGTACGCCTTTGATGCTGACAGCGGCTTTTGCCGGGTGGGACAAGGTGAAGGATGCTTACGAGGCGGCGGTGGCGGAAGAGTATCGGTTTTTCAGCTTCGGAGATAGTATGCTGGTATTGTAA
- the panD gene encoding aspartate 1-decarboxylase produces MRTMLNSKIHRARVTRCDLEYEGSITIDRDLLQAANILPNEQVQVLNLNNGARFATYVIEGEAGSGEIGLNGAAARCACKGDMVIILTYVQIAEESLTGHMPTLVYVDRNNRITSVKHAIGAISF; encoded by the coding sequence GTGAGAACCATGTTAAACAGCAAAATACACCGGGCGCGGGTTACCCGCTGCGACTTGGAATATGAAGGCAGCATCACCATTGATCGCGACCTGCTCCAGGCAGCCAATATCCTGCCTAATGAACAGGTACAGGTGTTGAACCTTAATAACGGTGCCCGTTTCGCCACTTACGTCATTGAAGGTGAGGCCGGCAGCGGCGAAATCGGCCTGAACGGCGCCGCCGCCCGTTGCGCCTGTAAGGGCGACATGGTCATCATTTTAACTTACGTCCAGATCGCCGAAGAAAGCCTGACCGGTCACATGCCCACGCTGGTTTACGTTGACCGAAACAACCGTATTACCTCAGTTAAACACGCCATTGGAGCTATCTCCTTTTAG
- the surE gene encoding 5'/3'-nucleotidase SurE, with product MKILLSNDDGINAAGLWALATHVSEVAPVAVVAPDREQSATGTAITLRQPLRVRKADSPLNGMECFAVEGMPGDAVILALENLVTGPVDLVISGINNGPNMGDDVLISGTVGAALQGYLRNIPTVAISTAGVDSANLEVPARLAAIIAADIQAGKLPKDIFLNVNVPDLPLGKLKGIELTVLAHKTNIDSVKEGHDGRREFYWLVRRQLDFEAVEGTDIKAIERNCVSVTELHANLFRRPMITGLDAVCQEWFIKLRQ from the coding sequence ATGAAAATACTTCTCTCTAATGATGACGGAATTAATGCCGCCGGGCTTTGGGCGCTGGCAACCCATGTATCAGAGGTAGCCCCGGTAGCCGTGGTAGCCCCCGACCGGGAACAGAGCGCCACCGGCACCGCCATCACCCTGCGCCAGCCGTTGCGGGTGCGTAAGGCGGACTCACCGCTTAACGGCATGGAGTGCTTTGCGGTGGAGGGCATGCCTGGTGACGCCGTCATTCTGGCCTTGGAAAACCTGGTTACGGGTCCGGTGGATTTAGTCATCTCCGGTATCAATAATGGCCCCAACATGGGTGATGATGTCCTGATCTCGGGCACCGTTGGGGCCGCGCTTCAAGGTTACCTCCGAAACATTCCGACCGTGGCCATATCCACCGCCGGGGTAGACTCGGCCAACCTGGAAGTCCCGGCTCGGCTGGCCGCCATTATCGCCGCCGACATCCAGGCCGGCAAACTGCCGAAGGATATTTTTTTGAACGTAAATGTACCGGATTTGCCCCTGGGTAAACTCAAGGGCATTGAACTGACCGTACTGGCGCACAAGACCAATATAGACAGCGTCAAGGAAGGTCATGATGGACGCCGGGAGTTTTATTGGCTGGTACGCCGTCAACTGGATTTTGAAGCCGTTGAGGGCACTGATATCAAGGCTATTGAACGGAACTGTGTCTCAGTGACCGAACTACACGCCAATCTGTTCCGCAGGCCGATGATTACCGGGCTTGATGCTGTCTGTCAGGAATGGTTTATCAAACTCCGTCAGTAA
- a CDS encoding YtxH domain-containing protein produces MSNDSGNFALGLILGTAIGIGIGLLYAPHPGDETRAILRDKAVEFGDRADEFADRVKEGAAIAKNNLESRLSEAE; encoded by the coding sequence ATGAGCAACGATTCCGGCAACTTCGCATTAGGGTTGATTTTGGGCACCGCCATCGGCATTGGTATCGGATTGCTTTACGCTCCTCACCCGGGCGACGAAACCCGGGCTATCTTACGAGATAAAGCAGTTGAATTCGGTGACCGGGCTGATGAATTCGCAGACCGGGTTAAAGAGGGGGCGGCTATCGCCAAGAACAACCTGGAATCACGGCTCTCAGAAGCCGAATAA
- a CDS encoding Rossmann-like and DUF2520 domain-containing protein — protein MTTKDFKIGFIGAGRMGTALALSLNQAGYTVAGITSRSPASARLLAGKLASAAVYENPRSVAESADLLFITTPDSAIAEVADALHVRPGRMVCHISAATPLEALNTLTAQGAVTGVFHPLLSAGSRDTTGIPSGISFAVEASEPLRSILCAMAAKLDGRVIELSAADRVLYHASAILASNYLVTLVDRAAALWQGFATREQAVTALLPLIRGTIANIETIGTPDCLTGPISRGDTGTVQQHLAALAAAAPDILDLYQVMGQATIPLALNRGGINTIQAAELKELLEAQS, from the coding sequence GTGACCACAAAAGACTTTAAAATCGGTTTTATCGGTGCCGGCAGAATGGGCACCGCTCTGGCCTTGAGTTTAAATCAAGCCGGCTATACGGTGGCGGGAATTACCAGCCGCAGTCCGGCTTCGGCTCGGTTATTGGCTGGCAAACTGGCCTCCGCCGCGGTGTATGAAAACCCCCGGTCAGTGGCTGAGTCAGCTGACCTGTTATTTATCACCACCCCTGACAGTGCCATTGCTGAGGTTGCCGATGCGCTTCACGTCCGACCGGGCCGGATGGTGTGTCACATCTCAGCGGCGACCCCTTTGGAGGCTCTGAACACACTGACGGCACAAGGCGCGGTCACAGGCGTCTTCCATCCCCTGCTCAGCGCCGGCTCCCGCGATACTACCGGCATTCCGTCAGGTATCAGCTTCGCCGTTGAAGCGTCTGAACCCCTGCGGTCTATCCTGTGCGCCATGGCCGCCAAATTAGACGGCAGGGTGATTGAGCTGTCTGCGGCGGACCGCGTCCTGTACCACGCTTCGGCCATTCTGGCTTCTAACTATCTGGTCACCCTGGTTGACCGTGCGGCTGCACTGTGGCAGGGTTTCGCCACCCGGGAACAGGCAGTGACAGCCCTTCTGCCGCTTATCCGTGGCACCATTGCCAACATTGAGACCATCGGGACTCCGGACTGTCTCACCGGCCCTATTTCGCGCGGTGACACCGGAACCGTTCAACAACATCTGGCGGCGCTGGCCGCCGCGGCGCCTGACATTCTGGATCTTTACCAGGTGATGGGACAGGCAACCATCCCCCTGGCCTTGAACCGGGGCGGTATCAACACCATTCAGGCCGCCGAACTCAAAGAACTGCTGGAGGCCCAATCGTGA
- a CDS encoding phosphatase PAP2 family protein, whose protein sequence is MENLIHFDQAVVQAINSLVGYIRILDELFKGLANDYFLLISTNLGLVFLWLSASEPRQRLTNQKLTLQAMAALGIGTGLVSLLNLVIFRPRPFDELPINVLLYQPTDSSFPANSAAILFAVAAAVWLGNRKAGNFFFLIAGVHSFARIYAGMYYPLDIISGAGIGILAALATRWLFHLLSFFINWLLAVLRQVFLV, encoded by the coding sequence TTGGAGAACCTGATTCATTTTGACCAGGCGGTGGTACAGGCCATCAATTCCCTGGTCGGATATATCCGAATTTTGGACGAATTGTTTAAGGGATTGGCTAATGATTATTTTCTGTTGATCAGCACCAACTTGGGATTGGTTTTTCTTTGGTTGTCCGCTTCTGAGCCACGGCAACGTCTGACCAACCAGAAACTGACTCTTCAAGCCATGGCTGCACTGGGTATCGGGACCGGACTGGTCAGTTTACTAAATCTGGTTATCTTCCGGCCCCGCCCTTTTGACGAGCTGCCGATAAACGTGTTGCTGTATCAACCGACTGACTCTTCTTTTCCGGCTAATTCAGCGGCTATTCTGTTCGCTGTTGCTGCTGCGGTCTGGTTAGGAAACCGCAAAGCAGGAAATTTCTTTTTCCTGATCGCAGGAGTACATTCATTCGCCAGAATATATGCCGGGATGTATTACCCTCTGGATATTATCAGTGGCGCCGGCATCGGCATTTTAGCTGCTCTGGCAACACGATGGCTTTTTCATTTGCTGTCATTTTTTATCAACTGGTTGTTAGCAGTGCTGCGGCAGGTCTTTCTGGTTTGA
- a CDS encoding AI-2E family transporter: MQLQHIISRHWRMIVFLVVLSVFSVLIYSLRSVLLPFMLGLLAAYILHPLILLMEKHISLPGRLNRYQRLIFVTFVLLVLLALIIAVASYMLATLFNTVTELSNNTSQIFTAVTNYFSNLLESIRTQFPPDVQASIDEFVADAGKEIANAAQGFFSRSVTVIPTTIGFIFGFAALPMFLFYMLKDWEKLRDAMYRGLPGLAAVHTRNILNIISGVLGRYLRAQILLGSIVGSVTFIGLLLLNVNFGLALLLAIVAGLFEMVPTIGPWISGIFAIFIILATYPDLILWVIILFLLIQGLENNLLVPRVQGQLLHIHPAIALLLLVLGAYLAGIWGVLLAVPLAATLVKIFQYTDDLARMEDNRPLLHYDSTTFEK; encoded by the coding sequence ATGCAATTGCAGCACATCATCAGCCGGCATTGGCGAATGATTGTTTTTCTGGTTGTCCTAAGTGTATTCTCCGTACTCATTTACAGCCTGAGAAGCGTATTGTTGCCGTTTATGCTGGGGCTGCTGGCGGCTTATATCCTCCACCCGCTAATCCTGTTGATGGAAAAACACATTTCCCTGCCCGGCCGATTAAATCGTTACCAGCGTCTTATCTTCGTGACCTTCGTTTTGCTTGTCCTGCTGGCCTTAATCATAGCGGTTGCCAGCTATATGCTGGCTACGTTGTTTAATACTGTAACCGAACTCTCTAACAATACTTCTCAGATTTTTACCGCGGTAACCAACTACTTTTCTAATCTTCTGGAAAGTATCCGGACCCAGTTCCCACCCGATGTTCAGGCCAGTATTGATGAATTTGTGGCAGATGCCGGCAAGGAAATCGCTAATGCCGCTCAAGGGTTTTTCTCCCGCAGCGTGACTGTTATCCCCACCACCATCGGTTTCATCTTTGGTTTCGCTGCCCTGCCGATGTTTCTATTTTACATGCTCAAAGACTGGGAGAAACTGCGCGATGCGATGTACCGTGGTTTGCCGGGGCTGGCGGCGGTACACACTCGGAATATTCTGAATATCATCTCGGGCGTATTAGGCCGTTACCTCAGAGCCCAAATACTTCTGGGCAGCATCGTCGGCAGTGTTACCTTTATCGGCCTTTTGCTATTAAACGTCAACTTTGGTCTGGCGCTGCTTCTGGCAATCGTCGCCGGATTATTTGAAATGGTGCCAACCATCGGTCCGTGGATTAGCGGGATTTTCGCGATATTCATTATCCTTGCCACCTATCCCGACCTGATTTTATGGGTAATAATACTATTTCTTCTTATTCAGGGCCTGGAGAACAACTTGCTGGTGCCTCGGGTTCAGGGACAGCTATTACATATTCATCCGGCTATCGCCCTGCTGCTCCTGGTACTCGGGGCGTATCTGGCGGGAATTTGGGGCGTTTTATTGGCAGTCCCACTGGCAGCAACATTAGTCAAAATTTTCCAGTACACCGATGACCTCGCCCGGATGGAAGACAACCGGCCCCTTTTACATTATGACAGCACAACTTTTGAGAAATAG
- the panB gene encoding 3-methyl-2-oxobutanoate hydroxymethyltransferase, which produces MRTTIQQVQQFKDKGEHFSVLTAYDYATAQIVDRAGIPLILVGDSLGNVVLGYESTIPVTMAEMLHHTKAVVRGTKNALVIADMPFMTYHITVEETLRNAARFIQEAGAQAVKLEGGVTVADKVRKLVDCGIPVMGHIGLTPQSVNQLSGYKVQGRSLEAANKLLADARALEAAGAFAVVLETMPSALSAFITSTISIPTIGIGAGAGCDGQVQVISDLLGLFTDFVPKHAGRYANLAEVITEAVSAYNNDVKIGAFPTAQQSFDMDDTLIDALRQADDNS; this is translated from the coding sequence ATGAGAACCACCATTCAGCAGGTACAGCAATTCAAGGATAAAGGCGAGCACTTTTCAGTCCTGACCGCCTACGATTACGCCACCGCGCAAATAGTGGACCGGGCCGGCATTCCTCTCATTCTGGTGGGCGACTCGCTGGGCAACGTTGTCCTGGGTTATGAATCCACCATCCCGGTCACCATGGCTGAGATGCTCCATCACACCAAAGCCGTCGTCCGCGGGACCAAAAACGCTCTGGTCATCGCCGATATGCCGTTCATGACCTACCATATCACCGTTGAGGAAACCCTCAGAAATGCCGCCCGCTTCATTCAGGAAGCCGGGGCTCAGGCAGTCAAACTGGAGGGCGGCGTCACTGTTGCCGATAAGGTCCGCAAACTGGTTGATTGCGGCATTCCGGTCATGGGGCACATCGGTCTCACGCCGCAGTCGGTCAACCAACTCAGCGGCTATAAGGTCCAGGGACGCAGTCTGGAAGCCGCCAATAAACTGCTTGCCGATGCCCGGGCACTTGAGGCTGCCGGAGCCTTCGCCGTCGTGCTGGAAACCATGCCGTCGGCGCTGTCCGCTTTCATTACTTCAACGATAAGCATTCCGACCATCGGTATCGGCGCCGGTGCCGGCTGTGACGGCCAGGTACAGGTGATTTCCGACCTGCTGGGCCTTTTTACCGATTTTGTTCCCAAACATGCCGGCCGGTACGCTAATCTGGCGGAAGTTATCACTGAAGCCGTCAGCGCCTATAACAACGACGTAAAAATCGGCGCTTTCCCCACGGCTCAGCAAAGCTTTGACATGGATGATACGCTGATTGACGCCCTGCGGCAGGCTGATGATAATTCTTAA
- the panC gene encoding pantoate--beta-alanine ligase, protein MIILKTIAELRQYRRGLTGLVGLVPTMGYLHEGHLSLVRASVAECAQTVVSIFVNPTQFGPGEDFKSYPRDTERDLALLAAAGTDAVFLPEAGEMYPPGTDTVVVPGEIAGKLEGAARPGHFQGVATVVLKLFNLVQPDYAYFGQKDAQQVAVIQKMVADLNIPVGVTVMPTVRESDGLAMSSRNTYLNPAERQAALILYRSLQLAADLIAGGEADTGVIKGRMTDLIETVPSAAIDYVSLADADSLTELAVVARPVLISLAARIGKTRLIDNIILK, encoded by the coding sequence ATGATAATTCTTAAAACCATCGCCGAATTACGGCAATACCGGCGCGGCCTGACCGGCCTGGTCGGGCTGGTGCCGACGATGGGCTACCTCCATGAGGGCCACCTGTCTTTGGTTCGGGCCTCAGTCGCCGAATGCGCCCAAACGGTAGTCAGCATCTTTGTTAATCCCACCCAGTTCGGTCCCGGTGAGGACTTTAAGAGTTACCCCCGTGACACCGAGCGGGATCTGGCTTTACTGGCCGCCGCCGGCACCGATGCCGTATTCCTGCCTGAAGCCGGGGAAATGTACCCCCCGGGCACCGATACCGTCGTCGTCCCCGGCGAGATTGCGGGCAAACTGGAAGGCGCAGCCCGGCCCGGTCATTTCCAGGGCGTCGCCACCGTGGTGCTAAAATTGTTCAATCTGGTTCAACCGGATTACGCCTACTTCGGCCAGAAAGACGCCCAGCAGGTAGCCGTAATACAAAAAATGGTTGCCGACCTGAACATACCGGTGGGTGTCACCGTCATGCCGACCGTGCGGGAAAGCGACGGTCTGGCTATGAGCAGCCGTAATACCTACCTGAATCCGGCTGAACGGCAGGCAGCCCTGATACTGTACCGTTCGCTCCAGTTGGCGGCCGATCTGATTGCCGGCGGCGAAGCCGACACCGGCGTCATCAAAGGCCGCATGACCGACCTGATTGAGACCGTCCCGTCCGCAGCTATTGATTATGTCAGCCTGGCCGACGCAGACTCCCTGACTGAATTGGCCGTGGTTGCCCGTCCGGTGCTGATATCGCTGGCGGCCAGAATCGGTAAAACCCGGCTGATTGATAATATCATTCTGAAATAA
- the rlmN gene encoding 23S rRNA (adenine(2503)-C(2))-methyltransferase RlmN: MTNATDYPFKSLIGLNTEELRGVAVTLGEPAFRGNQLAEWLYRRGAADFSAMSNLPASFRLKLAKEYTPGRSTIITRQHSADGTVKLLLEMADGAQVETVGLPYSERRSCCVSTQAGCPVGCAFCATGLSGFQRNLSAGEIVDQVLAVNTSFSESPVNPNQTVDHVTFMGMGEPLLNYEAVVKALRLLSQEMGISARHLTISTIGHVAGIRRLAQEELPVTLAVSLHAADDDLRRQLIPGWKHNLAEIISAAQEYLVATGRRLTFEYCLLAGVNDRPDDALQLAKLLKGLNCHVNLIPFNPVDDIPFKSSPAIHVRAFQHLLENHGIAVTARLRRGADIDAACGQLRRRQA, from the coding sequence ATGACCAACGCGACAGATTATCCCTTCAAATCGCTGATCGGCCTGAATACCGAAGAGCTGCGGGGGGTGGCCGTTACCCTGGGTGAACCGGCCTTTCGCGGTAACCAGCTGGCCGAATGGCTGTACCGGCGAGGGGCTGCGGACTTTTCCGCCATGTCCAACCTGCCGGCATCCTTCCGGTTGAAACTGGCGAAGGAATATACTCCCGGCCGTTCCACGATAATCACCCGACAGCATAGTGCTGACGGCACTGTTAAACTGCTGCTGGAAATGGCTGATGGCGCCCAGGTGGAAACTGTCGGACTGCCCTATTCGGAACGCCGGTCCTGTTGTGTGTCCACACAGGCAGGATGTCCCGTTGGTTGTGCCTTTTGCGCCACCGGCCTTAGCGGATTCCAGCGAAATCTAAGTGCCGGGGAGATTGTTGACCAGGTTTTAGCGGTCAATACATCCTTCTCCGAATCTCCGGTAAACCCAAATCAGACCGTGGATCACGTTACCTTCATGGGTATGGGTGAGCCCTTGTTGAATTACGAAGCTGTCGTTAAAGCCCTGCGCCTGCTCAGCCAGGAAATGGGTATCAGCGCCCGACACCTGACCATCAGCACTATCGGGCACGTTGCCGGTATCCGGCGACTGGCACAGGAAGAATTACCGGTTACCCTCGCCGTTTCCCTGCATGCCGCGGACGACGATTTGCGCCGGCAGCTGATTCCCGGTTGGAAACACAATCTGGCAGAAATCATCAGCGCCGCTCAGGAATACCTGGTTGCTACCGGCCGCCGCCTGACGTTTGAATACTGTCTGCTGGCTGGTGTTAATGACCGCCCGGACGATGCTCTCCAACTGGCAAAACTGTTGAAGGGCTTGAATTGCCACGTCAATCTGATTCCTTTTAACCCCGTGGATGATATTCCCTTCAAATCTTCACCGGCGATTCACGTCAGGGCTTTTCAACACCTGTTGGAAAATCACGGCATCGCCGTCACGGCGCGTCTCCGCCGGGGCGCTGATATTGACGCCGCCTGCGGTCAGTTACGCCGCCGTCAGGCTTAA
- a CDS encoding helix-turn-helix transcriptional regulator — MGKITNRIRRLRFEQSEMTQDELAKRAGCTRQTIIALEQDKYVPSIELAYRVAKALATPIEAVFLHEE, encoded by the coding sequence ATGGGTAAAATAACCAATCGCATTCGGCGACTCCGTTTTGAACAAAGTGAAATGACTCAAGATGAGCTTGCTAAACGTGCCGGCTGTACCCGGCAAACTATTATTGCACTGGAGCAGGACAAATACGTGCCATCTATCGAACTGGCTTATAGGGTCGCCAAAGCCCTCGCCACCCCTATTGAAGCAGTATTTCTACATGAAGAGTGA
- a CDS encoding tubulin/FtsZ family protein encodes MKLMVVGCGQCGGRIADQFSKLNRVAHVRRGVDIATNVVAVNSDVADLSGLEHIRADYQHRILIGSQKTSGHGVGKINEMGAEIARDDGDKLIEAIKNTPNFGETDAFLLIAGAAGGTGSGSISVLSQQIKERFPEKPVYNMLVLPFAYEEATEERSVFNVGICLKSCYLVADAIFLVDNQRFIKASHSLRANLDKINYHMVKPFYNLLCAGEEKNSKYIGSKVMDGGDIIQTLSGWTVIGFGQAKTPNLRFSRNADFREQSSEVRKGAEAINAALADLSLRCNPTDAKRGLYLLTAAQADMSMDLINEMSGALKGMATEATIRTGDYPRGDKTLDVTVVLSELVNSSRVMDYFSKTISYINNSRRRQSGLEYGFRGVEDSFKDIPSLL; translated from the coding sequence ATGAAATTAATGGTTGTGGGCTGCGGGCAGTGCGGCGGTCGTATTGCCGACCAGTTTTCTAAATTAAACCGGGTTGCCCATGTGCGTCGGGGTGTGGATATCGCCACCAATGTGGTCGCAGTAAATTCGGACGTGGCCGATCTTTCCGGGTTGGAGCATATCCGGGCTGATTACCAGCACCGGATTCTCATCGGTTCTCAAAAGACGTCCGGTCACGGTGTTGGTAAGATCAACGAGATGGGAGCTGAAATTGCTCGTGACGACGGCGATAAACTGATTGAGGCAATCAAAAACACCCCTAATTTTGGGGAAACCGACGCCTTTCTGCTGATCGCCGGCGCCGCCGGTGGTACCGGTTCCGGTTCCATTTCGGTGCTGTCTCAGCAGATTAAGGAAAGATTTCCGGAAAAGCCGGTATATAACATGCTGGTTTTGCCCTTCGCCTACGAAGAGGCGACTGAGGAACGCTCGGTTTTCAATGTCGGTATCTGCCTGAAATCCTGCTATCTGGTGGCCGACGCGATATTCCTGGTGGACAACCAGCGGTTTATTAAAGCCAGCCACTCACTAAGAGCGAATCTGGATAAGATTAACTATCACATGGTCAAACCGTTTTATAATTTATTATGTGCCGGAGAAGAAAAGAATTCCAAGTATATCGGTTCTAAAGTAATGGACGGTGGTGATATCATTCAAACGCTGTCCGGTTGGACGGTTATCGGCTTCGGACAGGCCAAGACGCCGAATCTGCGTTTTAGCCGAAATGCTGATTTCCGGGAACAAAGCAGTGAAGTCCGGAAAGGCGCTGAGGCGATAAACGCTGCGCTGGCCGACTTGTCATTGCGGTGCAACCCGACTGATGCCAAGCGGGGTCTGTATCTGCTGACCGCCGCTCAGGCGGATATGAGCATGGACCTGATCAATGAGATGTCCGGCGCTCTGAAAGGGATGGCCACTGAGGCCACCATCCGTACCGGCGATTATCCGCGCGGCGACAAGACGCTTGACGTTACCGTGGTGCTGTCCGAACTGGTTAATTCCAGCCGGGTGATGGATTACTTCAGCAAGACCATCAGCTATATTAACAATTCCCGTCGCCGTCAGTCCGGTCTGGAGTATGGTTTCCGCGGTGTGGAAGACTCCTTCAAGGATATTCCTTCACTTTTGTAG